One Bacillota bacterium genomic window, CAAATGGAAATCCCGGTAGCTAAAAATTCATCGCTGCGCGATGCAGTGCATAAATTTTCTCGCCATGTCGGCAACTCTCTGTTTGTAATTTCTCTCGTCCTAGCGGTGGTCCTGGTGTTCTTCCTAATTCAGAGTCGTGTCACTGGGGGGGTGCCGGCCGTTCTTGGGCATCAGTTGTACATAGTTGGTGGCGGCAGCATGAGCCCTGCCTTCTCTGCAGGCAGCGTCGTCATGGTTCGGCCGCAGGAGGCCAGTACGATTCGCCTCGGCGACATTATCACTTATCGTGACCCCGATTCAAACACCACGGCCATCATTGTCACGCATCGTGTGGTAGGCATAGCACAGGGCGAAGCGCTCACCTTTACGACCCGCGGCGACGCAAATCATGCCGATGACCCGCTACCGCTCCCGGCCAGCAACATTATCGGGCGCGTGGCCTACACCATCCCGTTTCTTGGCTACGTGCTTAGTTTTATGCAGACAAAGAACGGCATGTTGCTAATGCTCGTCCTACCGGCCAGTGTCGTAATTGTGGTCGAAGTGCGCAAGCTCATGGGCTACGCACGTAGCATAGATAACCAAGGGGGGGGATGCGTATAGCAGAGGCATTTGCAGCATCACACTCGCCTGAGGACGCTAGCCGGGCTGTCCGGTGTGGGCGTGGCGTACCGCAAGTACGTCAAAAATAGAATATAATGGAGGCCTAGAAGATGAAAACTAAAATGATCGTGAGCATGCTGATTCTCGCTTTGGCCGCCGCCTTGGTCGGTGGCGCGACGATGGCTATCTTTACCGATACGGAGAACAACAATGGCAACACCTTTACCGCAGGTACGGTCAACATCACCGTGGGTGGCACTAGCATGCCCGCTGTAGCAGCGGGGAATATGGCCCCTGGGGACACAATAACAGGCAGCTTTACAGTTACCAATGCCGGCACCTTGCAGCTTAGATTTGATGTGTCGGGTGCACTAGGCGGGGCCCTCTTTAGTGGCGCAACCCCAGCCATACTCGCTGGACTTGGCGATGACCAAGATGTAGTTCTTGATCCCGGAGCCTCGGCAGTCGTCACCTTCACCGTGCACCTGCCCCTTGGCGCAGGCAATGCCTATCAGAACGCCACCGGCACTATCGACTTCACCATCGTGGCCGAGCAGACAGCCAATAACTAGCTCCTTCCAGTCATCTCAGGAAACCATGCTCTACCGCCTGATATGATGACGGCATAGGGAAAGGAGGAACAAGGTGAAAACAAGAATTGTAGTAGCTTACCTAACCGTAATGCTAGTGGCTGGGCTGCTAGGCGGGACCACCATGGCGATTTTCACCGACGTGGAGAGTAACTCCGGCAATATCTTTGTCGCCGGCAGCGTGGACATCAGGGCTGATCGCAACCTAGGCGACCCCATACCCGGCCCCATGTTTTACACCAATATTGCTGAGGGCACGGTAGAGGGAGCGGGTTCGCCCCATCAACCTACACTGCTGTGGGCCCCTGGGGATACACACACACGTAATTTGGATGTGCGCAACATGGGCTCCCTAGAGGTTCGCCTGGATCAGGTTTCGGCGCAGATCACCTCCATTAATGGTTCACTGCCAGAGGCATTCCCAGGGATGGCAGCCTCGTGGGCTAGCAAAATGAAGGTCAAGATTTACGTGGCCGGCTTTCCACAGACGAAGATTCTCTACAATGGTCCACTGGCCGTATTGCTGACGGGCCCGCAAGCATGTATACACCAGCCGGTTATCTCACCAAATATCGGACTTTGGCCCCCCATGGTGCAGCTAGTTTACGAAGTGTCCATGGACATTAGCGCCGGTAATGACTTGCAGGGCATCGTGCCCATAGTCAGTTTCAGCGTCTTCGCTGAACAAACAGCCAACAACCCTTAGGCCAGCAGTCAGGCGCATAACTTGACACCCTCTGGCTGCCTCTGTACAATTAAACAACACCCCAAGAAAAGCCTCCTTACTGGGGGCTTTGGGGTTTTTGTGAAGGAGGTCTTGACATTGGCGCCACAAGATTACCGCTTAGATAAATTTGAGGCCCTAAAGGCGCACGGCGTAGAGCCGTACCCCGCACGTTTTGCGGTTAATTACACGCTGGCCGCCGCGGCCGCCTTACCCGATGATGTAGCAGAAGTCAAAGTGGCGGGGCGCATCATGGCCATTCGCAAAATAGGCAAACTCACCTTCGTGCGCTTGCAGGATTTTCATGGCCAGGTGCAAGTAGCCCTGAAGAAAGACCACATCGGTGACAACTACGACCTGTTTCACAAGATCATCGATATCGGTGACTTCATCGGCGTTTGTGGCACCACCTTTACGACCAAGACTGGCGAAAAGACACTGCAAGCTGACGAGTTTGTTTTCTTGGGCAAGGCCTTGCGCGAAATGCCGGAGAAATGGCATGGGCTAAAAGACGTGGAGCTCATCTACAGGCAGCGTTACCTAGGCCTTATCTCTAATGCTGAAAGCCGGCGGGTGTTTTTGCTGCGCTCGCGACTGCTAAGAGAAATTCGCACCTTCCTAGAGAGCCGCGGTTTCTTAGAAGTAGAGACGCAAATTCTCACCAATCAAGCTTCAGGCGCCTTGGCCGCCCCTTTTGTCACTCATCACAATGCGCTCGGCATCGATGTCTTTCTGCGCATTGCCCCCGAAATGTACCTCAAGCGACTCGTGGTAGGGGGCATTCCCCATGTCTTTGAGGTCGCGCGTTGCTTCCGCAACGAGGGCATTAGCCCCACACATCTGCAGGACTTCACCATGATCGAAGGATACAGCGCCTACTATGACTACAAAGACAATATGAAGCTCATGCGCGAGATGATTCTGCACTGTATCACAGAACTTTTTGGGGCCACCAACATAAAGATAGATGAGGAAGACATAGATTTCGGTGGTGAGTGGCCCGTAGTCACTTTTCGGGAGCTCATACTGCGAGACTCATGTATAGACATAGAGGATTACGACGATGCCGCCTCTCTCTTGGCCGCCATTTTCGCCCGGGGCATTTCGCTCGAGCACGAAAACCTAAAGAAACTAGGCAAGGGCAGCTTGGTCGATTTACTTTACAAAAAAGTCAGCCGCCCCAAGCTCATTAGCCCCACCTTCCTCACTGCGCACCCACTCGAGCTCTCACCCTTAGCTCGTGCCAATGATGACGACCCCGGCTTATCCGATCGTTTTCAGCTGGTCGTCAATGGGGCCGAGATCATCAATGGGTACTCTGAGCTTGTCGACCCGCTCGAACAGCGTAGGCGACTTGAAGAACAGCTCAAATTGCGCCAGCAAGGTGACGCTGAAGCCATGCCCATGGATAATGACTACCTCAAAGCGATGGAGTATGGCATGCCGCCTATCTCAGGTTGGGGCATGGGCGTCGACCGTCTGTTGCAGGTTCTGCTCAACTTGCCAAACATTCGCGATGCCATATTATTCCCCACCATGCGCCCCTTAGAGGAGTAGTCTTTTGATGAAAAAACCAGAGGAAGAGAAAGTTTTTGCCGACAATCGCAAGGCCTACCACGACTACTATATTGACGAAACATATGAAGCGGGCATCGCCCTGACAGGCACAGAAGTAAAATCAATACGTAGCGGCAAAGCCAACTTGCGCGACAGCTATGCCGCCATTGTAGACAGTGAGTGCATTTTAATAAATGCCCACATCAGTCCCTACGACCAAGGCAATCAG contains:
- a CDS encoding signal peptidase I, whose amino-acid sequence is MEIPVAKNSSLRDAVHKFSRHVGNSLFVISLVLAVVLVFFLIQSRVTGGVPAVLGHQLYIVGGGSMSPAFSAGSVVMVRPQEASTIRLGDIITYRDPDSNTTAIIVTHRVVGIAQGEALTFTTRGDANHADDPLPLPASNIIGRVAYTIPFLGYVLSFMQTKNGMLLMLVLPASVVIVVEVRKLMGYARSIDNQGGGCV
- a CDS encoding SipW-dependent-type signal peptide-containing protein → MKTKMIVSMLILALAAALVGGATMAIFTDTENNNGNTFTAGTVNITVGGTSMPAVAAGNMAPGDTITGSFTVTNAGTLQLRFDVSGALGGALFSGATPAILAGLGDDQDVVLDPGASAVVTFTVHLPLGAGNAYQNATGTIDFTIVAEQTANN
- a CDS encoding SipW-dependent-type signal peptide-containing protein; translation: MKTRIVVAYLTVMLVAGLLGGTTMAIFTDVESNSGNIFVAGSVDIRADRNLGDPIPGPMFYTNIAEGTVEGAGSPHQPTLLWAPGDTHTRNLDVRNMGSLEVRLDQVSAQITSINGSLPEAFPGMAASWASKMKVKIYVAGFPQTKILYNGPLAVLLTGPQACIHQPVISPNIGLWPPMVQLVYEVSMDISAGNDLQGIVPIVSFSVFAEQTANNP
- the lysS gene encoding lysine--tRNA ligase, yielding MTLAPQDYRLDKFEALKAHGVEPYPARFAVNYTLAAAAALPDDVAEVKVAGRIMAIRKIGKLTFVRLQDFHGQVQVALKKDHIGDNYDLFHKIIDIGDFIGVCGTTFTTKTGEKTLQADEFVFLGKALREMPEKWHGLKDVELIYRQRYLGLISNAESRRVFLLRSRLLREIRTFLESRGFLEVETQILTNQASGALAAPFVTHHNALGIDVFLRIAPEMYLKRLVVGGIPHVFEVARCFRNEGISPTHLQDFTMIEGYSAYYDYKDNMKLMREMILHCITELFGATNIKIDEEDIDFGGEWPVVTFRELILRDSCIDIEDYDDAASLLAAIFARGISLEHENLKKLGKGSLVDLLYKKVSRPKLISPTFLTAHPLELSPLARANDDDPGLSDRFQLVVNGAEIINGYSELVDPLEQRRRLEEQLKLRQQGDAEAMPMDNDYLKAMEYGMPPISGWGMGVDRLLQVLLNLPNIRDAILFPTMRPLEE